In the genome of Cryptomeria japonica chromosome 8, Sugi_1.0, whole genome shotgun sequence, one region contains:
- the LOC131071283 gene encoding uncharacterized protein LOC131071283 — MSERGNFKASEAMHGYENLTGLSLYKYSSVITEENSQMHGGSEKEIPFVTEHKQNEVLNFKDCQESDSFKKDTGNSLIVSVIIENKGYREEPLDSDAEESPTENSRHALEVDSHSNSADKQALCDHLPEMGADLSCKDKKKRRKKRKGPNKNPSQIFAFKEEEQKKIELSKPSLDTKKAVMCRTLSKSATFPGSAQDASSIEDAPILEVEKIESATENGHRCECRCSDGKNSFYTQTLSFPPSLRLIPAIRGGHEKNGLGPRPKFCVKWAPDVHEPPCSSVSHTVRNYHLYQSKKKYNKCKQKGKSSPRTASVKNEKQLMHNSNCNSEGDYSRLQSSSTQNDGNRMLSDALPSRALGLMPDESRLTSLNLQMGQNGIPLYAAEMHSDESHENEKNDLEGKCIDDLLLVGNSNFPSSSEAEFPFSQDSKCCTSFLRTIENKQLSIAEATR, encoded by the exons ATGTCAGAGCGAGGAAATTTCAAAGCAAGTGAAGCAATGCACGGTTATGAAAATTTGACAGGTTTGTCACTTTATAAATATAGTAGTGTGATAACAGAAGAGAACTCACAAATGCATGGTGGTTCTGAAAAGGAAATCCCATTTGTCACTGAGCACAAGCAAAATGAAGTATTGAATTTCAAAGATTGTCAAGAAAGCGACAGTTTTAAAAAAGACACAGGTAATTCTTTGATAGTGAGTGTGATTATAGAGAACAAAGGATATAGAGAGGAACCCTTAGATTCAGATGCAGAAGAATCTCCAACGGAGAACTCAAGACATGCACTCGAAGTGGACTCGCATTCAAACAGTGCTGATAAACAGGCCTTGTGCGACCACCTTCCTGAGATGGGCGCTGATTTGTCATGCAAAGACAAGAAGAAAAGGAGGAAAAAGCGCAAAGGACCTAACAAAAATCCAAGCCAGATATTTGCTTTTaaggaagaggaacaaaagaaaatAGAACTGAGCAAGCCATCCTTGGATACAAAAAAGGCAGTTATGTGCAGAACATTGTCTAAGAGTGCAACATTTCCAGGCTCTGCTCAGGATGCTTCATCTATTGAAGATGCACCAATTTTGGAGGTTGAGAAGATTGAGAGTGCAACTGAGAATGGCCATAGATGTGAATGTCGATGTTCTGATGGAAAGAATTCCTTTTACACTCAAACATTATCTTTTCCA CCATCACTCAGATTAATACCTGCAATACGAGGAGGCCATGAAAAGAATGGATTGGGACCTAGACCAAAGTTTTGTGTGAAGTGGGCCCCAGATGTGCATGAACCTCCCTGCAGTTCTGTTTCCCATACAGTTAGAAACTATCACCTTTACCAGTCAAAAAAGAAATATAATAAGTGTAAGCAAAAGGGGAAATCAAGTCCTCGAACTGCAAGCGTAAAAAATGAGAAGCAGCTTATGCACAATTCAAATTGCAATTCCGAAGGTGATTATTCAAG ATTGCAGTCATCGTCAACACAAAATGATGGAAATAGAATGTTGTCAGATGCTCTGCCTTCCAGAGCCCTTGGATTAATGCCTGATGAGAGTCGCCTTACATCACTTAATTTGCAAATGGGACAGAATGGTATTCCACTTTATGCTGCAGAAATGCATTCAGACGAGTCTcatgaaaatgagaaaaatgatttgGAAGGGAAATGCATAGATGATTTGTTATTAGTAGGAAATAGTAACTTCCCAAGTTCTTCAGAAGCAGAATTTCCTTTCAGTCAAGATTCTAAATGTTGTACATCATTTCTACGTACTATTGAGAACAAGCAGCTTTCAATTGCAGAGGCTACACGATAA